Proteins from one Patescibacteria group bacterium genomic window:
- a CDS encoding YchF family ATPase, whose protein sequence is MALSIGIVGLPNVGKSTLFNSLLKRQQALCANYPFATIEPNVGVVAVPDARLDKLFEITSTPGVGAHTPGVCIKTPAVCKFVDIAGLAPNAHKGEGLGNKFLSHIREVEVILHLVRAFKDENIIRAGSVDPEKDIELINTELILKDIETVQKMLGTRSKRVETVAETNALKEILEHLNSGILLYNVKLTEGALELCQNISLLTLKPQVVVFNTDENIPTPGVCISAKLENELSSLSEEDQKEYLKQLGIEKSGLDKVIAKCYELLGYKNFFTAGPKEVRAWQFIGGMTAQECAGVIHTDFEKNFIAADVVDWKDFVEEKGWKNCKDKGLVRLEGRGYLMRDGDVVLFRVNTR, encoded by the coding sequence ATGGCTTTATCAATTGGAATTGTGGGTTTGCCTAATGTTGGCAAATCCACATTATTTAATAGCTTATTAAAACGCCAGCAGGCTTTGTGCGCAAATTACCCTTTTGCCACTATTGAACCTAATGTTGGTGTTGTAGCTGTTCCGGACGCACGGTTGGACAAACTATTTGAAATTACATCCACACCGGGTGTGGGGGCGCACACGCCCGGTGTGTGTATTAAAACCCCCGCCGTGTGCAAATTTGTGGATATCGCTGGGCTTGCGCCAAACGCCCATAAAGGCGAAGGGTTGGGAAATAAGTTTCTCTCTCATATTCGCGAAGTTGAGGTTATTCTTCATCTTGTTCGCGCGTTTAAGGATGAAAATATAATAAGGGCTGGTTCCGTTGACCCAGAAAAGGATATTGAACTTATAAATACCGAGCTTATTCTAAAAGACATAGAAACCGTTCAAAAAATGCTTGGGACGAGAAGCAAAAGAGTGGAAACGGTAGCGGAAACCAATGCGTTAAAAGAAATACTAGAACATCTTAATTCGGGAATACTCCTATATAATGTAAAGTTGACAGAAGGCGCTTTGGAGTTGTGCCAAAACATTTCCCTTTTAACCCTAAAACCGCAAGTGGTGGTTTTTAATACGGATGAGAACATCCCCACACCGGGTGTGTGTATTTCCGCGAAACTTGAAAACGAGCTGTCTTCCCTATCCGAAGAGGACCAAAAGGAATACCTAAAACAGCTAGGCATAGAAAAATCGGGGTTGGATAAAGTAATTGCTAAATGTTACGAGCTTTTAGGATACAAAAACTTTTTTACCGCGGGACCAAAAGAGGTTCGGGCTTGGCAATTTATTGGCGGGATGACGGCGCAGGAATGCGCGGGGGTAATTCACACCGATTTTGAGAAAAACTTTATTGCGGCGGATGTGGTTGATTGGAAAGATTTTGTAGAAGAAAAAGGCTGGAAAAATTGCAAGGATAAAGGTTTGGTTCGGCTTGAAGGAAGAGGGTATTTGATGAGAGATGGAGATGTTGTTCTCTTTCGCGTTAATACGAGGTGA
- a CDS encoding NYN domain-containing protein: MDKKAKKILEKYKNKRAGVFIDDANMFHTQRELKRTIDWRNFKHFLENNFEVEFIKYYRGAYPKSEKIPSKIRENNLRYAQILKNLEFEVIHRNLKKIYINKKKTKFIYKCDFDAEIGFDVGACLTKVDIVIIISGDSDFVCLAKKLQKQNKNFLMLCFEYKAPWEVRKIHHIFLETIENILIPK; this comes from the coding sequence GGATAAAAAAGCCAAGAAAATTCTTGAAAAATACAAAAACAAACGGGCTGGCGTTTTCATTGACGATGCCAATATGTTCCATACTCAAAGAGAATTGAAAAGGACAATAGACTGGCGAAATTTTAAACATTTCTTAGAAAATAATTTTGAAGTTGAGTTCATTAAATATTATAGAGGAGCCTATCCAAAAAGCGAAAAAATCCCCTCAAAGATAAGAGAAAATAATCTACGCTATGCGCAAATTTTAAAAAATCTTGAGTTTGAGGTCATCCATAGAAATCTAAAGAAAATATATATTAATAAGAAAAAAACTAAATTTATTTATAAATGTGATTTTGACGCAGAAATAGGATTTGATGTCGGGGCTTGTTTAACAAAAGTAGACATTGTAATAATAATTAGCGGGGATAGCGACTTCGTCTGTTTAGCTAAAAAACTTCAGAAACAAAATAAAAATTTTCTAATGCTGTGCTTTGAATATAAAGCTCCGTGGGAGGTAAGAAAAATACATCATATTTTCTTAGAGACTATAGAAAACATATTGATACCCAAATAA